One part of the Melospiza melodia melodia isolate bMelMel2 chromosome 3, bMelMel2.pri, whole genome shotgun sequence genome encodes these proteins:
- the LOC134416787 gene encoding acrosin-like, whose protein sequence is MNWLGLLVLLTMAGLSHGTWDNCGGTCGLRAVVSDYGLMAYYYGDMAYESGMTRIVGGAGALPGAWPWIVSIHHPWVPDPGHLCGGSLINTQWVLTAAHCFDKFDNISLLSVVIGATQFTQPGHGAQMRSVKQLLVHEYYNPNDMSYDIALLELDHPVKCSPYIQLACVPDARLRVSKLQNCWIAGWGATTARSQDAPDHLQEAKVQLIDLQLCNSSDWYGGEIHTHNLCAGYPQGGIDTCQGDSGGPLMCQDNKADSWWVVGITSWGKGCARARQPGVYTSTQYFYDWILVHTGANTLGKGSPSSQTWNHLLTAPPPSTLKPWPIQPPTSNPWPTRPPTHKPWPTQPPTHKPWPTPIPSQKPLPTALPTPEPTPLGEVSSCPYPLNKLVDFFTKVKKLLHEVLGQNTA, encoded by the exons ATGAATTGGCTCGGCCTCCTCGTCCTGCTGACCATGGCCGGGCTGTCGCATGGGACATGGGACAACTGCGG AGGGACCTGCGGACTCCGAGCTGTGGTGTCTGACTATGGCCTCATGGCGTACTACTACGGCGACATGGCTTATGAATCCGGCATGACACGCATTGTGGGTGGTGCTGGTGCTCTGCCAGGAGCCTGGCCCTGGATCGTCAGCATCCACCACCCATGGGTTCCAGACCCAGGGCATCTGTGTGGAGGGTCCCTCATCAACACACAGTGGGTCCTCACAGCAGCCCACTGCTTCGATAAATTTGA TAACATCAGCCTGCTGTCTGTGGTGATTGGGGCCACCCAGTTCACTCAGCCGGGCCATGGGGCACAAATGCGCAGTGTCAAGCAGTTGCTGGTACATGAGTACTACAACCCTAATGACATGAGCTATGACATTGCTCTTCTGGAATTGGACCACCCTGTCAAGTGCAGCCCCTACATCCAGCTGGCCTGTGTGCCCGACGCCAGACTGAGAGTGTCAAAGCTGCAAAACTGCTGGATTGCTGGCTGGGGGGCCACTACTGCAAGAT CTCAAGATGCACCTGATCACCTGCAggaggccaaggtccagctcatCGATCTCCAGCTCTGCAACAGCAGTGACTGGTACGGAGGGGAGATCCACACCCACAACTTGTGTGCTGGTTACCCACAGGGTGGCATCGACACCTGCCAG ggTGACAGCGGTGGTCCTCTCATGTGCCAGGACAACAAGGCTGACTCCTGGTGGGTTGTCGGAATCACCAGCTGGGGAAAAGGCTGCGCCAGAGCAAGGCAGCCTGGAGTCTACACCTCCACTCAGTACTTCTATGACTGGATCCTGGTCCACACAGGGGCAAACACACTTGGAAAGGGTTCTCCATCATCACAAACCTGGAATCATTTATTGACAGCTCCCCCACCATCGACTCTGAAACCATGGCCAATCCAACC TCCCACTTCTAACCCATGGCCAACACGACCCCCCACTCATAAGCCATGGCCAACACAACCCCCCACTCATAAGCCATGGCCGACACCAATCCCCTCTCAAAAGCCTTTGCCAACAGCCCTCCCCACTCCAGAACCAACACCATTGGGTGAGGTTAGCTCCTGCCCATATCCACTCAACAAGCTGGTAGACTTCTTTACTAAGGTGAAGAAGCTCCTTCATGAGGTCCTTGGACAAAACACAGCTTGA